The Vespa velutina chromosome 4, iVesVel2.1, whole genome shotgun sequence genome has a window encoding:
- the LOC124948806 gene encoding lysozyme-like gives MSRQFYQIVGILACFLTFAGIYAQNTSSVSKICLGCICEAASGCNTTLGCNGDVCGPFRITWAYWADAGKPTLNNEANTNEGAYANCVNDAFCAGRTVEGYMNKFARDCNGDGVINCDDFIRIHRNGRNACTTPLNSKYENIYKLCMQTFG, from the exons atgtcCAGACAATTTTACCAAATCGTTGGAATTCTCGCGTGTTTCCTTACATTCGCCGGCATTTATG cacaAAATACGTCATCAGTTTCCAAGATATGTTTAGGATGCATTTGTGAAGCTGCATCAGGATGCAACACGACGCTCGGTTGCAACGGTGATGTATGTGGCCCTTTCCGCATAACTTGGGCTTATTGGGCTGACGCCGGTAAACCAACTCTAAACAACGAAGCGAATACTAATGAAGGCG cATATGCAAATTGCGTTAACGATGCATTTTGTGCTGGACGCACAGTAGAAGGTTATATGAACAAGTTTGCTCGA gatTGCAATGGTGACGGTGTTATTAATTGCGACGATTTTATTCGTATACACCGTAATGGTAGAAACGCTTGCACGACTCCATTGAATAgtaaatacgaaaatatttacaagCTTTGCATGCAAACGTTcggttaa
- the LOC124948799 gene encoding nucleolar MIF4G domain-containing protein 1 homolog, protein MVSVKRKNSIKNTNIKKNKPCEKTRKQIRKDKRQEKKAKKAMFYQNRKQILGRFVLNPDRMKENVTKSQENYDELHQNNSKHNANEKLKKQKKKRKRDIKSNLTIDNENEDKMIKQLEKRLKLNKRKSNTIPKSFVNDGLDYLLDFCDNENRKQVVEMEEQLLRGEGDKDLEEDIAMFMENDDTKYTKNHDTNDWSNDEQHETQIMLNKDKFKKKKQDEMIDSIKESDEEDETNLLSDKSINDIETDISQESSDSDNLWEDIYGRTRDKKGNIVNNISSVIQRKPLEAMQDNDEKRCRLKKQLKGLLNRLAESNMHIIANQVDELYMCNSRNDMNTILSELIMQALISPVLTPDRLICEHMMLITILHANVGTEVGAHFLLTFSKKFDEMLKVQHTVEDKQLDNLVLLLSHLYNFKVYNHQLLYQILDMLSSKFEEKEIELILLILKTAGFPLRKDDPLALKELILNLQKVASNIKSDNSRVKFMLDILMAIKNNNVSKIPQYDPSHTEHLKKLMKSFIHKGKSIVKLNISLEDLLKADERGKWWVIGCAWSGNRNLDKGKKVMEENKAMFSQNILDLARKQRMNTDIRRNIFCILMTAEDYLDAFEKLSHLGLTDQQEREIIYVLMDCCLQEKKFNPYYAVLAERFCVCDRKYQLTIQYMLWDKFKILDNYDVRQLANLAKFLTHLFIQRSLSISILKILNFAELNKQTMKLVRQIMIGIFLCKNEEDCLQVFERISSSPLLQTFRESLRLFINHFLIRNIESCKVMEVEGTLIKQRAYQVEKLLVNRECKILF, encoded by the exons ATGGTTTctgtaaaacgaaaaaactcAATTAAGAACacaaatatcaaaaagaaCAAACCATGTGAGAAAACACGTAAACAAATACGTAAAGACAAAagacaggaaaaaaaagcaaaaaaggcaatgttttatcaaaatagaaaacaaattctTGGTAGGTTTGTTTTAAATCCTGATAGGATGAAAGAAAACGTAACAAAATCACAAGAAAATTATGATGAATTACATCAAAATAATAGCAAGCATAATGCCAATGAGAAATtaaagaagcagaagaagaaaagaaagagagatataaaatcgaatttaacTATTGATAATGAGAATGAAGATAAGATGAtaaaacaattagaaaaaCGACTAAAGTTAAATAAACGGAAAAGCAATACAATTCCTAAATCTTTTGTTAACGATGGTTTAGATT ATCTTTTAGATTTTtgtgataatgaaaatagaaaacaggTAGTCGAAATGGAAGAGCAGTTATTGAGAGGTGAAGGAGATAAAGATCTTGAAGAAGATATTGCAATGTTTATGGAAAATGATGATACAAAATATACTAAAAATCATGATACAAATGATTGGTCCAATGATGAGCAGCATg aaactcaaataatgttaaataaagacaaattcaaaaaaaaaaagcaggatGAAATGATAGATTCAATAAAGGAAAGTGATGAGGAAGATGAAACAAATCTGTTATCagataaaagtataaatgatattgaaaCAGATATTTCACAGGAGTCTTCTGACAGTGACAATCTATGGGAAGATATTTATGGTCGaacgagagataaaaaaggtaatattGTAAACAATATATCATCTGTAATACAAAGGAAACCATTAGAAGCTATGCAGGATAATGATGAAAAACGATGTAGACTGAAGAAACAACTGAAAGGTCTTTTAAATAGATTAGCAGAAAGTAACATGCATATTATAGCCAATCAg GTGGATGagttatatatgtgtaatagTCGTAATGATATGAACACCATTTTATCAGAATTAATAATGCAAGCCTTGATTTCGCCAGTATTAACTCCAGATCGTTTAATTTGTGAGCATATGatgttaattacaattttacatGCAAATGTAGGGACTGAAGTAGGTGCTCATTTCTTATTAACATTTAGTAAAAAGTTTGATGAAATGTTAAAAGTACAGCACACTGTAGAAGACAAACAATTGGATAacttagttttattattatcgcatttatataattttaag GTTTATAACCATCAACttctttatcaaatattagACATGCTTTCCTCTAAatttgaggaaaaagaaattgagttGATATTACTTATTTTGAAAACTGCAGGTTTTCCATTAAGAAAGGATGATCCACTTGCATTAAAAGaacttatattaaatttgcaaAAAGTAGCAAGTAATATTAAATCTGACAA TTCACGAGTGAAATTTATGTTAGACATTTTAAtggcgataaaaaataataatgtaagcAAGATACCTCAATATGATCCATCTCATACAGAGCATTTAAAAAAGCTTATGAAGAGTTTCATACACAAGGGTAAAAGTATAGTGaagttaaatatttctttggaagatttattaaaag ctGATGAAAGAGGAAAGTGGTGGGTAATAGGATGTGCATGGTCTGGTAATAGAAATttggataaaggaaaaaaggttATGGAAGAAAACAAAGCAATGTTCAGTCAAAATATTCTTGATTTAGCACGAAAACAAAGAATGAATACGGATattagaagaaatattttttgtattttaatgaCAGCAGAAGATTACTTAGATGCCTTTGAAAAACTTTCTCATCTTGGCTTAACAGAtcaacaagaaagagaaataatatatgttttaatgGACTGTTGTCtgcaagaaaagaaatttaatcctTATTATGCCGTATTAGCAGAAAGATTCTGTGTTTGTGACAGGAAATATcag ttGACCATACAGTATATGTTGTGggacaaatttaaaatattggaTAATTACGATGTAAGACAGTTAGCAAACTTAGCCAAGTTTTTAACTCACTTATTTATTCAGAGatctttatctatttcaattttaaag attttgaATTTTGCTGAATTGAACAAACAAACGATGAAACTTGTGAGGCAGATTATGATAGGTATTTTTCTTTGCAAGAATGAAGAAGACTGTCTACAAGTATTTGAAAGGATATCTTCATCTCCTTTATTACAAACTTTTAGAGAAAGTCTTAGACtctttataaatcatttcctTATTCGTAATATTGAATCGTGTAAAGTAATGGAAGTAGAAGGTACACTTATAAAACAACGAGCTTATCAAGTTGAAAAACTATTGGTTAATCgcgaatgtaaaatattattttaa
- the LOC124948800 gene encoding NADH-ubiquinone oxidoreductase 75 kDa subunit, mitochondrial — protein MLRHSVVRASSLSCGRLGIHTSPKLQQELVELFIDDKPVQVPPGTTVLQAAATVGVEIPRFCYHERLAVAGNCRMCLVEIEKQVKPVAACAMPVMKGWRVKTNSDLTRKAREGVMEFLLVNHPLDCPICDQGGECDLQDQSMAFGGDRSRFIDINFTGKRAVQDKNMGPLVKTVMTRCIHCTRCIRFASEVAGIDDLGTTGRGNAMEVGTYVEKMFLSELSGNIIDLCPVGALTSKPYAFVARPWETRRTDSIDVHDAVGSNIVISHRTGEVLRILPRVNEEINEEWLSDKSRFACDGLKCQRLITPMMKINGKLENVSWEDALIAAAKEICGASNKCAAIAGKLADAEALVTLKDFINKIGSESLATEQSFPKDGAGIDLRSNYLLNNTIAKVEDADVVVLIGTNPRYEAPLVNTRLRKGYIHGEQIIALIGPDVDLTYDHEHLGDSLDIITQLKSGTHPFCSTLKNAKKPLIILGAEQLTRKDGAKILAETQTLAKALESTSKISGEWKVLNLLHTNASQVAALDIGYNSTVEKIKQEQPKVLFLLGADDANITKENFPNTFIIYIGSHGDQGATIADVVLAGAAYTEKNASYVNTEGRAQQTCAAITPPGMARSDWKIIRALSEICDMTLPYDDLNDVRLRLEEVSPHLVRYGDLEPANFFAEALELSKETKGSFLPDPINIKQKSLDQFFMTDAVSRASPTMAKCVQAVIKQRQNEI, from the exons ATGTTGAGACATTCAGTAGTGAGAGCTTCAAGCCTCTCATGTGGTAGATTGGGGATTCATACATCTCCAAAATTACAGCAAGAACTCGTAGAGCTTTTTATAGATGATAAACCTGTTCAAGTTCCACCAGGAACAACAGTCCTACAG GCTGCTGCAACTGTTGGAGTAGAAATTCCTAGATTTTGTTATCATGAGCGTCTTGCTGTAGCTGGAAATTGTAGAATGTGTTTAGTTGAGATAGAGAAACAAGTAAAA ccAGTCGCAGCTTGTGCCATGCCTGTAATGAAAGGATGGCGAGTAAAAACTAATTCTGACTTAACTCGAAAAGCACGAGAAGGTGTCATGGAATTCTTATTGGTGAATCATCCTTTGGATTGTCCAATCTGTGATCAGGGTGGCGAATGTGATTTGCAAGATCAAAGCATGGCTTTTGGTGGTGATAGAAGCAgattcattgatattaatttcacTGGAAAGAGAGCAGTACAAGATAAAAATATGGGTCCTCTGGTTAAAACAGTAATGACCAGATGTATTCATTGTACAAGATGCATTAGATTTGCTTCTGAAGTTGCTGGCATTGATGATTTAGGAACAACAGGTCGTGGAAATGCTATGGAG GTAGGAACATATGTcgagaaaatgtttttatcaGAACTATCTGGTAACATCATTGATTTGTGCCCTGTTGGAGCTCTAACAAGTAAACCATATGCTTTTGTTGCTCGTCCTTGGGAAACACGTCGTACAGATAGTATTGATGTCCACGATGCAGTTGGTAGTAATATAGTTATTTCTCATAGAACTGGAGAAGTTTTAAGGATTCTACCAAGAGTAAATGAG gaaataaatgaagaatggTTGTCTGACAAGTCTCGTTTTGCTTGTGATGGCTTAAAATGTCAAAGGCTTATAACACCTATGATGAAAATTAATGGTAAACTAGAAAATGTTAGCTGGGAAGATGCACTTATTGCAG CTGCAAAGGAAATATGTGGCGCATCAAATAAATGTGCTGCAATTGCTGGCAAACTTGCAGATGCAGAAGCTCTTGTAActttgaaagattttataaataaaataggaagTGAATCTCTAGCAACAGAACAGAGTTTTCCAAAAGATGGTGCTGGTATTGATTTAAGAAGCAATTATCTTTTGAACAATACTATAGCCAAAGTCGAAGATGCAGATGTTGTTGTATTAATTGGTACAAATCCAAGATATGAAGCACCACTAGTGAATACTCGTCTTAGAAAAGGATATATTCATGGTGAACAAATTATTGCTTTGATAGGTCCTGATGTAGACCTAACATATGATCATGAG cATTTAGGTGATTCATTAGATATAATAACTCAATTAAAGAGTGGTACTCATCCATTTTGCTCAACTCTAAAGAACGCTAAAAAGCCACTCATTATCTTAGGTGCAGAGCAGTTAACTCGAAAAGATGGAGCTAAAATTCTTGCTGAAACACAAACTCTAGCCAAAGCTTTGGAAAGTACTTCCAAA atcaGTGGAGAATGGAAAGTATTGAATCTGCTTCATACAAATGCATCACAAGTAGCAGCATTAGATATTGGTTATAATTCAActgtagaaaaaattaaacaagaaCAACCAAAAGTATTATTCCTTTTAGGAGCAGATGATGCAAACATTACAAAGGAAAATTTTCCTAAtacattcattatttatatag GTAGTCATGGTGATCAAGGAGCTACTATCGCAGATGTTGTATTAGCTGGTGCAGCATATACTGAAAAAAATGCTAGTTATGTTAACACAGAAGGACGTGCACAACAAACTTGTGCAGCTATTACACCTCCTGGTATGGCACGTTCAGATTGGAAAATTATTCGTGCTCTTTCTGag ATATGTGATATGACTTTACCTTATGATGACTTAAATGATGTACGATTAAGATTAGAGGAAGTTTCACCGCATTTAGTCAGATATGGTGATTTGGAACCAGCTAATTTCTTTGCAGAAGCATTGGAATTATCCAAG GAAACAAAAGGTTCATTCTTACCAGATCCAATaaacataaaacaaaaatcattGGATCAATTTTTCATGACTGATGCTGTGTCACGTGCTTCTCCAACTATGGCTAAATGCGTTCAAGCAGTTATAAAACAGCGtcagaatgaaatataa